The DNA region CGGCCTGACTTATCAGAAATGCTATATGAGCCATCGAGTTCGGGAACGCTGCCTGCCCGGCAAGGGTTTGCAGCACAAAGCTCCCAGGTAGCGGAGACACCCTCCTACCCTGCCAATATTAAAGCAACATGAGCCTTTATTTTTTATAATTATTCATGACCATGCCGGTAATCACCTTCGGATAAAAGAAGGTTGATTTCTGCGGCATTTTTTCACCGCCGGTGGCGATGGCAGTAACTTCTTCCACTTTGGTGGAGTTCATGAAAAAGGCCAACTGATATTCGCCGCTATCCACAAAGGCTTTGGCGGCATCGTCTTCCCGGACGTATTTCAGGTTGCTTTCGTCAGCCCGTTGTTTGCTACCGATGCCCAGCAGACCTTCAAGAATAAGGGTATGTAGGATGGAAACATCCAGTTGCTTCCAGGCAGCCGAATGGCCGGGCAGGTCGAGCCTGTCCACAATGCTGATATCCTTGAGGGTTAACCAGTAGAATTTACCTTCCTGGGTGTAGAGGCCAAACGAGGGATTAACAGCTCCGCGCCTTTCCAACTCGGTAATAAACGGCGGCAGGGTAATATCTTTTGCCTCTTCCACATGGAAATTCTCCTGCAGACCGGCCAGCAATCTCTCAACATTCAGGTCAGGGATGTTGTTAACCAGCCTGTGGGTCGGGAAGACAACGAGTCCTTCGTTATACAGGTTGACCAGGGCTACCATCAGGTAATTAAACCCTTCTTTACCCCTGGCGGCCATTTCTTTGCCAAAGTTTACGGCTGTTTCATACCTGTGATGCCCGTCGGCAATAAATATCTTTTTGTCTTTCATCAGTTCTACAATGGATTGAACAGCTTTTTCATCGGATATGACCCAAAGACGGTTAATCACACCGTTGCTGTCCACGGCCTCTTCATCGGGCGGCCGGTTTCCTTTAGCCTGTTCCAGGATGGTTTCAATTTTATGTTCCTTATCTGCGTATAACCCGAAGATGGGACTGAAGTTGGCTTCGGTGGTAAGCATTAATTCCAGGCGATCGGCTTTATGTTTCGGCAGGGTTTCCTCGTGGGGCAGGACATCGCCTTTGCTGTAATCTTCTGCCTGTACTCCGGCTATGAAACCTGAGCGGATCTTCTTTTCCCCTCTTGCTTCAAATTCCTGTTCGTAAAGATAAAGGGAAGGTTTCGGGTCATTGACCAGGATGCTTTCCTCAACCCATGCGCGCAGGGTTTCGGCGGCCCTGGTGTAGCGGTTGTTTTCCGGGGTATCAGTGGGATATTTCTTGCCCAGCTCCAACCTGATAATGTTGTAAGGGCTTTTCTCGTAAAACATTTCCTGCCCGGCCGGGTCGATGACATCATAGGGTGGGGTAACGATATTGTTAAGATCGCCTATTCTGTCGAGGTTGTATCTCAGACCCCGGAATGGAATTATTACGGCCATTTAGTGCGCCTCCTTTTTTTGTCTCTTTTTTGGACTTTCCATTAATTTTAATATATTCTTTACCCATTTTCAACTTAAAAAGCAGGTGTTGGAATGTATTATCGGACAACCATACCACTTATGTTATGGAAATTACTGAAAATGTATACCATATGGTATATAAAGAATAAGCAGGAAAAAAATTTATTGTACAGAAAATATTAAAAGTATTAACAGTATAGAAAATATTAACTTGAACTAGAAAAATTGTTAAATATTATTAACTACAACTTTTGTTTTTGTTTTAATAAAAGAATAAAATAGGGAAGGATGCAAATGGATTTAAATGGTATTTTAATAAGAAGAATCTATTTTCCTTTAATGGAAATTTTTAAAGGAAACAAAATTAGGACCTATTTAAATTACCTGCATGAAACTGAAAAAATGTCTGCTGAAGAATTGAAAAGGTTGCAGGCAGAGAAATTAAAAGGATTATTGACCCACTGTTTAACCAGGGTTCCTGCTTATAAGGAATATGAGTTTTTATTGGATTCTGTCGAAAACGCCCCCTTTGAAGTATTAACTAAATTACCGGTTTTAACAAAAAAGCATTTTTCTGAAAACAGTGAATTGTATTTTCCGGAAGGACAAAGTAAGCAGGGATTGATACCAAACCGTACCGGTGGTTCTACAGGAGAACCGGTTAAATTTTATATGGACCGCAAAACTGTTGAGTATTACGAAGCAGCCCGCTGGCGGGGTCTTTCTTGGTGGGATATTAGGCCGGGAGACCCCTCAGTAATGCTTTGGGGCTCTCCCATAGAACTTTCCCAAAAGCAGAGATGGTCTTACGAATTAAAGGAACGATACCTGAAAAACAGGATTGTTATCAGCGCCTATGATTTAAAGGAATCTGAGTTGGAGCGGCATGTGAAACTTATTGAAAAGTTTCAACCCGTATATTTCTACGGTTACGCATCGGCTTTGGACCTGTTTGCACAGATGCTGCTGGACCGGGGGATAACTTTGCAGGGTAAATTCAAGGGAGTTGTATCAACAGCTGAAACTCTTTTTGATTTTCAGCGGGAAAGGATTGAACGGGCTTTTGGCTGTAAAACCATTAACGAGTATGGGGCTCGTGATGGGGGAATCATTGCTTACCAGTGTCCTGAGGGCAGTATGCATGTTACGGCCGAAAACGCCGTGATTGAGTTGTTGGATATGGACACACTGCAACCTGTAAAGCAGGGACAAAGCGGGCTTGTAGCGGTTACGGACCTGAACAATCGCGTTATGCCCAGGCTACGTTACCTGATTGGAGATGTGGCCGTTTGGCAGAAACAACCATGCGAGTGCGGCCGTCCTCTGCCTGTTTTTACGGAAATAAAGGGAAGAGAGGATGATATTTTTGTAACAACTGCCGGTACCTATGTTCATGGACATTATTTTAACCACATAGCGCGCAACTTAGATGGTATCAGTAAGTTCCAAATTATACAAAAAGACCGGCAGCGAGTACATTTAAAGATTGTGCCGGGCAATAACTTTAATGAAGAGGAAATCAGATTTTTTGCACAAAAAATCAGGGAAGTTATGGGAAATATAGAATTAACCGTCCAGTACACGGATAAAATTCCCGCTGCCGCTTCGGGCAAGGTGCGGTACGCTGTCAGGGAATTTCCGCTAAGATGAAACAATACTTTCATTTTTATTAAAAGGACGTGTGCTTTTATTTTGGATGGCTTTTTTAGTTTGGATACTATAAACGGAAAGGGACTGTCCGGGAACTGAGTTCAGTTCAAAATTTCCGACAGCCCCTTTCCGTTTACTTTTTCAGGTATTTAGTTATGTTTTCCGGTTTCGGCAGGGTAATACTTTTGCTGTTGTAGTCCCAGAAACGGAAGTATACTTCGTGATACATGCTCCCGGCCTGGGGCACGGGCATTACGGTTTCTGTTTTTATTTGATAAATATAGTTATCCTTTTTGCCGATCCAGAGACGGTATTTCATTTCTAACCGGTCCAGCAACAGGTTTTCCAGGGGCTTTTCCGAAGCGGGCCTTAACGAGCCGAAAATATTCTGGACCTCCTGGCCGGTAAGGTTGATTTCAAGCACATAGCACTCCCTGTCCAGCACTTTTTCGTCAGGCAGTTGTCTGGCCTTGTTGGCGTAAGGTTTTATCCGGCTGAAGCCGGCAAAGGGATCGGGCGGTTCCTGCGCCGGGGGGGCTTTTACCCATTCCTCTTCTTTGGACATATAAGCTTCTTTGCCCCACCGGTAATACCTGAACTGCTGTCCAAGAACACGGGCATTTACCAGGTACCCCTTTCCTCTGACATAGGTTCCGTCGTACATACTGGTGGTCTTTCGTTTCTGAATTTTATTTACTATCCAGCCGTTAAACCAGAATTTTTGGCCCCGCTGTTCTGTGGTGGTTATGGCTTTCCGGATGATGGCGCTGGCCCTGGGATTGACGGAATACTCTTGCGTACCTTCTTCTTCAACCCCCAGTTTTTTGGGACCGGACCGGTAAGTACAACCTCCTAGCAGCAGCGATATACATATTGCCAGAAATAACAGTGCTTGTAGAGACTTCCGCATCAGCGCACCTCCCCGGGCCCAGGTTTTTTAAACAACCGCAGGTATATGCCGCAGGCAATCAGTAAGCCCGTTATCCCGTAAAGAATCTGGGTAACAGGAATGTTATGTTTTTCCAGGACAAATAGCCTGTGGTTTTTATACAGGTATCCGATTAACTCGTTTTCCTTGTCACCGTCAACATCAGCGGCCTGCAGGTTGATGAGGCCGGTAAATACACGCCATCTGGTTTTCAGGCCTCCCGGTGTGAGTTCGTAACCCGTTATGTACCGGGTCGGGTTATTGCGCACCAGGCTTTTGGAGAGAGCAATAATTTCCGGTTTTTTACCGGAACCCAGGGTGTTGAAATCTTCGAAACGGAAACTGTCATCACGGCTGCTCCAGATTACTTTCCACTGTCCATCAGGTTTCAACTGCAATAGTTTGGCGTATTCCGTGTTGAGCATGATTTCGTCTATATTATCATTATTCACATCAGCAGTCAGTATCTCGGCCGTACTTACATCCTCTACGTCCTCGCCTGTCAATTCTCCCAGAAGGGAACCGGCCTGCGGGCCGGTAAGAGCAAGGACTTCCAGAGATTTACCCAACAAAATGGCTACCTTTTTGTTGCCCGCCATAGTACCACCGGCCATAATTCCGGTGCCTTTTGTAGTGCCCCTGAATTCTTGTCCGGCAAATTCGCCGGAGAAATTGTAGCCGTCTATGAACAGGTTTTTAGCTTCCTGCCTGTCCACGGGCATACGGCTTTTATAATCCAGCATCGTTGCAGTCGGCTGCACATGCATATCCATATTTTTATAGAGTTGTTTTATACTGCTGTCTCTCGAAGCCACACTTTCCAGACTCAGTTGCAGAGAACTGAAAGGTGCCATACCGAAATTAAGGGCCAGGTCCATCAAACCTGTTACGTTCAGTTGTGGTGTCAGTTTTTGCTGTAATTGTCCGCCGGCCTTCTTTTCCCACTTCATTTTATAATATGGCAGGCTGATATAATCTGGTTTCAGGGCACTTAAGACCGGCTCCGGGTCATAGGAGCCCGGAGCCATAAGCTGAAAGCCCTCATTGGACCATTTGTAGACCAGAACCTGGTTTTCCTCGCCTTCAAGGGGCTCCTTCGGAGGTCTGGTATGATGAGTGATGTAGTCCCTGGCTTTCCTCGGGTTGCCCTGGGTGATGATTTCTGCCAGTCCGTCTCTGTCAATATCGGCCACCTGGACTGGGAAATAATCTACGGAAGTCTGTTTTGGGTAAAGCAGAGGGCTTTTCCATTTTACCGAAAACTCGGACCAGAAAGGGATTTGAGTCAGGTCAACAGTATAAGTGAGCATTACCGCAATTAAAAAAGCCGTTACAAACTGACGCAGGTGAAAACGACCGGCGATATATCCTGTTACCAGCAAAATTAAGAAAATAATCGCCCCACCTGTAATTTGCCACGATAGACTGTTGTCCTGAAGGTTGTTGAGTGATTTCACACCCAGGAGAAAAACCGCCGCAAGCACAAGCCATTTGGTTCGGACCGTGGCAGGCAGAGACCAGGCCAGGAGAAAAACCAGAAGGACCGACAGGGCTATGCCGTAAACAGACCAGTCCAGAACAGCCGGTATGATAAGGAGTTGGTAAAAGAAAAATACGTACAAAGCAAAAAGGACAGTTATGCATATATCCAGCAAAATTTGGGCAGGACTATTCTTCATATGGTTCACTCCTATCGGTTTCGGCCCTGGATAAGGCCACCAGCAGGCCTGACATTGTCCAGAAATAGGAATTCAGGTATGGGCTTTCAAAAATGTTTTCCACCCCGTTATGCAGAGCTATAGCGAGTAGCCCGGCCAGGATTCCGGCGGCCAAATATCGTTTTTCCGGGGCTTTCAAGCTTTTCCATGCATCAAAACCTTTCTTTAAAACGATGAAGATTAAATACAAAAATAAGCCCAGGCCCAAAAGGCCCGTTTCAGCAAGCATACCCATGTAATAATTGTCTACAGAAATTGAATTATAGGTCCTTTTGGCCACAGCGCCGCCGAAATGTCCCATGCCGACTCCGAATAGCGGGTCTGTGCGCATCTGGTCGTAGGCGGCCAGCCACCTGCTGATCCGGCCGCTCTGAGCGCTTTTTTCCATGTATTCAGCAGAGAACAGGTAGGACATCCTGTTTTTTACAGTCGGGACAAAAAGCCCCGCCAGAATGACCGTTATCAGACCAACGACCAAAATACGTTTATCATAGAAAATACCCATAATCCCCAGCGCCCCGACAAAGGCCAGCCAGGCACCCCTTGACAGGGTAAGGACCAGGCAGGTCAGGATTATTACGGTCAAAACTGCCCAAAAGATCTTATTAAGTTTGTTTTTTGTACTCATAAACAGTCCCATGCCAATTGGCGCCAGCAGCGCCATGTGGCTGCCCAGCAGATTGGGGCTGCCCACAATAGAATAAGCCCTGGTATGAACTGCTTCACCGGCATCTACCCAGCGACCGGGCATGGGGGCTCCCACGATATATTGATATATGCCGTAAAGAGCGATAAGGCCGCCTACTACCATGGCTACAGACAAAAGAGTCCGCGTCTGCGGATATTTTCCGGCCAGGTAAAATCCAACATAAAAAAACAGGATATACTCGTAAATTGCTCTGAAACCTTCTACGTTCACGGCGAAAGTGGATAAATCCATGACCACCATTGCTATGCCCAAAAGAAAAAAAACCAGCATAGCGTGATTGACGGCAGCAGCGGGTTGATGCTGATTGTCACTGAACCGATGCAGGACTGCCAGGCCCAGTCCGGCCAGTAACAAAAGCTCGTCCCACGCAGAGGAAAGAACGGGGATGCTTAAAATATTTCGGAGTAGGTAATCAATGGCGGGAAAAGCCATTATAATCAGCAATAAGATAAAAGAAGCTGATTCCAGCAGGTTTTCACCCGATATGTAATCTGACAGGAAATGTTTAACTTTGTGCATAGTACCTCCCTGACACAGAGCGTGGAATTTTGCATATCATACGATATTATACCACAAGGAAATAGCTGCTACAATGCAGGTAGTATTTGAAATTAAGGGGAGGTTAAATAATTCGGAAAACATTTAACCTCCCTTTAAATTTATCAAACAGCTAGAATAAGCTTGCCCGGGTTCTATTTTTTATTATGGGTGGCGGGGTCGGCTGTTTCTCGCACAGGAGCGGCCATCGGAGGCGCTTTTCTGGCAAAGCGTTCAATGTGAATGGCGGCATCAGGGCAGACGGTTTGGCATGTGCCGCAAACAATACAGCCATCCATTCTGGGTAGGACTGCCGGTGTCCCCAGGAATCCCAGTTGTTTTGACCATTCAATAACTTTGACGGGGCACTTTTCGATACATAAACCGCAGCCTTTACACAAACCAGGGTAAAGGTTGAATTTACCTTTTTCATTTTCATAAGTATTAACCTCCCATTGTCTCTCCATTTATCTCGCCTCCTTCCTGAGATTTCAGATGTAACTATGTAAAGGAATCTCAATTAGGATTTGCCAAAACACTTCTAAATATCCATGGGAAATCAGCAAAAGAGAATCGTCAAAATTTTACAAATTGCGCAATTTTTTGACTGAAATGGAGGAAAACTTTACCTTATGTTGAAAAGATTAAGTAAGATAGTAACAATAATTGATTGATTAAACTTAAGGGGGGATGTTTGGAATTTATCAGGAGTGATTGGGGGAAGCCGAATATATGTGAAAGGAGAGGATGAATTGTGAGCAAAAAAGCTGTCAAACTCGGTATTATCCTTATGATTATGCTTCTTGCCACTTTCACTGTAGGCTGTAGCAAAGAGCAAGCTGAAAAGCCTGCAGACAGCGGACCTGCAGTAGCCCAGAATACTGAGTATGTCGGTGATGAGGCTTGCAAAACCTGTCACAGTGACGTTCACTCTGCTTGGAGTGAAACCAGCCACGGAAACTTTATCAAAGATGTAACCAAAGACCCAAAGGCTTTACCTGGAAACTTTGAAGGCAATTATCCTAAGATGTTAAACTTTAAAGCCGAGGACATTCAATATGTTCTTTTGGGTAAACCCGGCGCTCTGAAGGTACAGGAATTGGTCGGCAAGAAAGGTACCTTCGGTGTACCGGCTGATGATTATCCTGTTATGTGGGCATCCTGGGATGCCGGCAAGGGAGAATGGGAAATTGAAGCTGAAGCCATTGGCGAAGGCACTCCCTGGCTCAGCACCTGTGCGGGCTGCCACGTAACCGGATTGACTGTTCCTACCGACAAGAATCCTAAAGCCGCAAAGGCTTTTGCCGGTTTTGGTATTACCTGTGAACAGTGCCATGGCCCCGGCGCCAAGCACATTAAAAATCCACGGGGCGAAAAAATGGTTATATCTTACGATGCGGAAAACTGCGGTCAGTGTCACAGCCGCGGAGATTCTGTTGCCAAAACGCCTGATGGGAAGCCTTTCGGTTATCCGTATAATGACGAAGGCCAGTACGTACCCGGCAAGAAACTGGCGGATTATTACACTGTAGTTTCTGTCGAGGGAGACAAGGAAGGTAAATTGTTCTGGCCTACCAAGCATGCGAAAAACTCTCACCATCTGCAGTATCCTGAATGGCTGATGACCGGCCATGCTACTGCCCTGGAAACTCTGAAAGGAAATGGCCATGCTCAGGACAGGTGTCTGAAATGTCACTCTGCTGAAGCTTACCTCGCCAAAGAAGGAACCACTGTAACGATGAATGATGCCAAGCTTGGCGTAACCTGTCAGGTTTGCCACGCTTCTCATGACCCAGCGGCTACCAAGGAAGCGTTCTTAAGGAAACCCAAAACGGAAATTTGTACTCAATGCCACAATGCGGAGGGGGGCATAGTGGCAGGTAAAGAAGTACACCATCCGCACAAAGAAATGAACGAAGGCAAAATCGGTCTTGGATTCCCCGATTCTCCAAGTGTAATGTATAAGGCCGGCGTAACTTGTGTTGATTGCCACATGCCCAAAACTGCAGGACCCAAAGCCAGCCACCTGATGAAGGTAGTTATGCCCAAGGACGGCAAAGCAAACGGCATGCCTGATTCCTGTTCCTCCTGCCATCCGGGAGCAAGCCAGGATTACCTGCAGAATGTTATTGATACCTGGCAGAATGACATTAAAGGTCGGTTAGCCAAGGTGAAGGCTAAGCTTGACGCCAAGAAAGCCGCTGCCAATACCCAGGCTTATAAAGAGGCCCTTACTTATTACTCCATTGTAGCTGCTGACGGTAGTAACGGCGTACATAACTATGATCTGGCCGTTAAGCTGTTAACCGCTGCGGAACAGAAACTCCAATAAATGGTTTGAATGAAGGCCCGGTTCTTACCGGGCCTTATTTTATGACGGCGGGTTTTGGAATAAAGATGTCCTGTTTTTTGAATAATACTAATAAACCACTTATTAAGGAGGATGGACATGAAGAGAGTAGCTGTGGAAGGAACCCTTGGCAATATAAGCGAGTACTTATCTACTCAGGGTTATGAGATTGTAAGTCTTGATCCGCATACGCAGACAGGCGCAGAATTGAAGAACTGCGATGCCATCATCGTTTCCGGGCAGGATAATAATTTAATGGGTATGAATACGGTTTTAACCGATTCTCCTGTTATAAACGCAAGGGGGATGAGCCCGGAGCAGGTGCATGACGAACTGAAGAGGCGTATTGGTCAAGTACGTTATTAAGAGGCCTGACAGGCCTCTTTTTTAAGCTTCAGACATACACCGAATTGGTAACGCAGCAATAAAAATAAAATGGTCATGTTTAAAGGCCAAGATTTTTGATACCGGCCCGGAAACAATTGCGGAAAGGGCAGGAAAAATAATGGCGGAACTAGAAGAATTAGGATATTTGAAGGAAAATAAACATTTTGGGGGGACAGGTATGCTGGAAGGATTAATTGATTTGCATGTACATACGACTGCTTCGGACGGGACCCTGACTCCCGCAGAGCTTATCAGGTATGCCAGGGGAAGGAACCTGGCAGCGGTGGCGATTACAGACCACGATACTATAGACGGTTTACCGGAGGCTTTAAAAGAAGCTAAACAACAGGGTTTTGAGTTAATTCCCGGTGTAGAAATAAGTGTAGAGCACCCGGCCGGGGAGATGCATATCCTTGGTTATTTTGTTGATATAAATAACCGGGAATTGGCCGAAGCTCTCCAGGAACTGCGCCGTTACCGCGAAGAACGCAACCCCAGGATGCTTCAGAAGTTAAGGGACCTGGGCATGGACATAAGCATGGCGGAAGTGGCCGAAAAGGCCGGCGGGAAAGTGGTCGGTCGTCCGCACTTTGCGGCAGTTATGGTCGAAAAAGGTTATGTGGCAAGTTTCGAGGAAGCCTTTGATAAATATCTTGGTGCAGGGAAGGCCGCTTACGTAAAAAAGGAGAAACTAACGCCCCGGCAAGGAATCGAACTGATTCAAAAGGCCGGTGGCATACCTGTTCTGGCCCACCCCAAATATCTTGGGTATAATTCCATAGAGTTGCTCATTGAGGAGCTTAAAAATTTAAAGGGTTACGGTTTACAGGGTATTGAAGCATATTACAGCGCCTATTCGCCCGAAGAGACGGAACTGTATCTGAAACTGGCGGGAGATTACGGGCTTTTGGTTACCGGAGGCACCGATTTTCACGGTTCCAACAAGCCTGAGATAGAAATTGGTATAGGCTGCGGGAATCTGAGAATTCCATATGAAATTCTTGCGCCGCTTAAAGAGGCGAAAAAGCGTCTCATGAAATAGCGGGCACACAGTTTTTTGACACTTATTTTGCCAACAATGTTTATTCTTGGATGGCGATACGTTATAATTATAAATGTGTAAAACATTCAAAATGAACAAGGGGATGGTCTTTTGAAGCGGAGTAAGTTATTAAACAGGGTTTTCAACTTAATTTTGGCTGTATGTTTTATGCTGGTTTCCGTTGTTTTTCCGGGTAATGCTCTTGCTTACACGGTAATTAATGAAGACAACTTTGAGGAACCTATTGCCGAAGGGGTGACTATCCGGACAATTACCCAATATACATCTGAAGGAACCCTGAAAATTTACGTGCTGAAAGTGGATCTAACAAACCCTTATGTACAGGTTAATACTATGGTGGGGACAGGCAGTAAACTGACTGCGGCTGCGCCGGTGACAAAAATGACCGAAAATGCCGGGGCAGTGGCCGGGATTAATGGGGATTTTTTTCAGATGGATGAGAAGGCGCCTATCGGTTTGACGGTTCAGGACGGGGAAATTATCAGTTCCCCGGCCCAGCGCAATGATATGTATGGTTTCGGTATCACTACCGATAAGCTGCCGATGATCAATATTTTTGGTTTTGAAGGGCAGGTAAAGGCTGCCAATGGGCAAACTTATCCCCTCTTTGGGGTTAATAAGCCTACATATCTGGTCTCAAATGGCGTTTCCTCCGACAAAGATACACTCAACCTGTACACCCCGCGCTGGGGCGATAAGAGCCGGGGAAAACTGCCGGAGTTGGCGGAAACTGTTGAAGTTGTGGTGGAAAACGATGTAGTGAAAGAAGTCCGCACCAATATGGCGGGTGTGACCATACCCCAAAACGGGTACGTGCTGTCGGCTAACGGTAAAGCAGCCGCATGGGTAAAGGAAAACCTCAAGCCGGGAACGGGGGTTTCCGTGAGCTACCGCATTACTCCCGAAGGAGAAAATCTTCAGGCTGCCGTAGGTGGACAAGCCATGCTTGTCAACTATGGCAAACGGAGCTGGTTTACCCAGAATATAACCGGTAAAAGGGCCCGGACCAGTATCGGTTACACCCAGGACCGCAAGACCATGTACCTGGTGGTTGTCGACGGAGGTAATGGTTCCAGGGGAATGACCCAGGAGGAACTGGCTGATTTTATGGCCTCCCTTGGCTGCTGGCAGGCTATAAACCTTGACGGCGGCGGTTCTTCTACCATGGCTGCAAGACTGTTGGGTGATAATTCTATTTCCCTTATTAACAAGCCTGTATACACGAGTCAGCGGGCAGTGCCCACGGGAATTGGTATTTTTTCCACCGCCCCGGCCGGGGAATTCAAGGGTTTAAAGATAATCGGAGACAGGTATCTTTTGGTGGGAACAACCAGGTCGTATTCAGCAAAAGGTTACGATGAACACTACAACCCCTATAAGGTGGAACCTTCCCAGATTACATGGCGGGTTGAGCCGGATTTAGGTACATTTGAGGGTAATGTCCTGACTGCCCATAAGAGCGGTGATGCTAAGGTAATTGCTTCCATGAACGGAGTGGAGCAGGCTTATGATATTCATATCCTAGGCGCCGCCGATATTGCGAAGGTGGAGGTATTCCCGAAGGCCATAGAATTAAATGAAAACGATAGCGTTGCATTGTCTTTGGTGGTTACGGCCAAGAACGGGATCAGGTTTAATGTCAAGGCTAGCGAGGTCCAGTGGGAAGTTCAGGGCGAGGTAGGTCAGGTAGTGGGCGAATCCTTTGTAGCCGCCGGGACCAAAGGAACCGGACAATTGACGGCTGTTGTTGATGGGGTGAAAGCTGTGGTTCCTGTCCGTATAGGAGCTGCAGAAAAACCTTATTCCGGCTTGGAGACATTTCAAGCTTACAGATTTGCCGGATATCCGGCGGGAGTTACGGGGAAATTCCGGGCGGCAGTTCCCGGTGAACCCGTTTTCAGAGGAACAGGAGCCGGTATATTGGAATATGATTTAACTAAGGCAGGAACGACAGCGGCTGCTTATGGGAGATTCGGCGACGGCCTGCCTCTGCCGGGCCATCCCCTGGGGCTGGGTGTCTGGGTTTACGGAAACGGTGGCAACAACCACTGGCTCAGGGCAAAACTGGTTGATGCAAATGGTGAGGAAAAACTGGTTGATTTGGCGAAAAACGTCAATTGGCAGGGGTGGAAACATGTAACCGGAAAATTCCCTGCCGATATAAAATATCCCGTTAAGTTGTCTTCCATTTATGTGGTGGAAACTGATAAAAACCGTCTGAACAAAGGGTTTATAGCCCTGGATGAACTAACCTTGCTGATGCCTGTGACGGCTCAGGATTTATCGGCACAGGCCCCTGAACCGAAATCGGTTTTCATTGATATTAAGCCTGGGTCTGTTGCAAAAGGAAAACTGGGGGATAATGTAGAAATCAGCATCCCGGCCAATGCGCTTCCCATACGGCAGGTGTCCATGTCTGAAAAATGGTCTCTTGATATGGCAACTCCCGGATTCAATCCGGTACTGCCTGCTTTTGAAATTACCGGGGAATCACTCTCCAACACGGGAGCTCAAAGGGCAAAACCTTATACATTA from Thermincola ferriacetica includes:
- a CDS encoding phosphodiester glycosidase family protein; the protein is MKRSKLLNRVFNLILAVCFMLVSVVFPGNALAYTVINEDNFEEPIAEGVTIRTITQYTSEGTLKIYVLKVDLTNPYVQVNTMVGTGSKLTAAAPVTKMTENAGAVAGINGDFFQMDEKAPIGLTVQDGEIISSPAQRNDMYGFGITTDKLPMINIFGFEGQVKAANGQTYPLFGVNKPTYLVSNGVSSDKDTLNLYTPRWGDKSRGKLPELAETVEVVVENDVVKEVRTNMAGVTIPQNGYVLSANGKAAAWVKENLKPGTGVSVSYRITPEGENLQAAVGGQAMLVNYGKRSWFTQNITGKRARTSIGYTQDRKTMYLVVVDGGNGSRGMTQEELADFMASLGCWQAINLDGGGSSTMAARLLGDNSISLINKPVYTSQRAVPTGIGIFSTAPAGEFKGLKIIGDRYLLVGTTRSYSAKGYDEHYNPYKVEPSQITWRVEPDLGTFEGNVLTAHKSGDAKVIASMNGVEQAYDIHILGAADIAKVEVFPKAIELNENDSVALSLVVTAKNGIRFNVKASEVQWEVQGEVGQVVGESFVAAGTKGTGQLTAVVDGVKAVVPVRIGAAEKPYSGLETFQAYRFAGYPAGVTGKFRAAVPGEPVFRGTGAGILEYDLTKAGTTAAAYGRFGDGLPLPGHPLGLGVWVYGNGGNNHWLRAKLVDANGEEKLVDLAKNVNWQGWKHVTGKFPADIKYPVKLSSIYVVETDKNRLNKGFIALDELTLLMPVTAQDLSAQAPEPKSVFIDIKPGSVAKGKLGDNVEISIPANALPIRQVSMSEKWSLDMATPGFNPVLPAFEITGESLSNTGAQRAKPYTLSVKYTGNADINRIRLMKWNPGSQKWTQVPQKVDKDRRIVTAKSEQMGLFALLQDVRPVPVFNDINNSWAKGQIEQMAAKGLVSGFPGNRFLPQKGVTRAEFVVLLSNLFGWSANNENLQFKDSIPVWARGAVAAAVERGIVAGYADGRFQPDKMINRAEMAVIINKCLQLPDSKQPSAYADAGKIPAWAVQAIRNTKVAGLLKGSNNLFRPQDTATRAEATVVLANMLEYYMNTAE